The Portunus trituberculatus isolate SZX2019 chromosome 19, ASM1759143v1, whole genome shotgun sequence genome contains a region encoding:
- the LOC123506013 gene encoding uncharacterized protein LOC123506013, translating to MDHLAPSSGVNWYTSYNAFGELLAGAPQLPPMELGGMDVGRPYNPQEHVHYPTQVEGLHYGQEVSHPSVVAAEEEHLFQENSLSPAQSKIFSQMRVSVGEKIACQECGATFACSANLRNHMRIHTGERPFVCEECGASFTQRSNMRSHKRVHTGERPYMCGICGQTFARSSHLPGHMRTHTGEKPFSCSQCGRSFATNQIMKNHMRTHTGERPFVCDVCDATFAQSSCLATHKKIHTGERNFKCGKCGKAFISRSGLQTHERVHTGEKPYNCEKCDKSFRTSSYLSKHKQKYCGKESFVKISRQSGPGKMKKSSANSHRLSKCKKNLKPMSSPPSKRTRVKRTQRPTRNNSSFCKSVPKPEWCRQLEKDLSVTEKIHQNTENSETDLVVYNQEEARNSDSEPNSDWGQALDRSQENSLVEQDLDIKEECTLPEETVCVSETTTNTPQKQLTVDCEIVQVPSLHGENFGDETEPVKDTFKDSQSQVLEGQNQGTGAHHVIENYFKEMSSASFSESAYEEEISSPAVMDVQEVCEDLPQLSGIATASDLPQQTYSMKDDSTLWYSRSYMILYVTVSCGTLFHIQLNTRDNYPTFVFKGRDIIGICQYSMHDMKTKLTECLATDWVLQPRYAIMMYLDMEHIGGATGVGWYNWDLVTNKVQVDLMSADVAQQISQHVHTSYNNPQHMSVQLAVPQAPRITSNLSVDSQNAVNTSKPTASRPSRIRHSHGERVSCAECGKTYACNANLRDHMRIHTGERPFICDECGMTFTQRSNLRMHKRVHTGERPYMCGVCGKTFSRSSHLPGHMRQHTGEKPYTCDQCGQTFTTSQSMKNHKRIHTGEKPYVCDVCDASFTQSSTLSTHKKSHTGDKPFKCDICNKRFIFRSGLNEHMIVHSREKPFQCDQCHKRFKYSNYLSKHKKKYCGNDGYHKRWQKTSSKKSSVRKSTSSRRTQATQRVVAVSKLNATIKMDQFQRNSIVASNASATSVPTSSVTAYSYSGLEEFLVPAQVKVDLGGSVACQINQQIQHVHFGNVTQMQPVQLTANSATPPLKSSESPIPVMEASESTSVELPRTSKTVPKSRVRNGTAERVVCPNCGKSLACGANLAEHMRTHTGERPFVCDECGASFAAKSNLRTHKRLHTGERPYMCGVCGKTFSQSSHLPSHMRVHTGERPYQCPECPKSFSSSTTLRNHLRIHKGDCPFKCESCGRGFVCKSWLQDHYKVHTGEKPFQCDICNKWFKDKSYITKHKLKYCGNDGYKKRWRRPGVKKPPGRKASSVNQAKKITEEDDFNQPRRPVGRPKGSKNKRSRKRKTKTTRKKKNVSTTDSDAEFEELLKEHETDALELPKIEVISTNSEERSELELLDQSHLEQTNNQEHEYQYEFDPNDDPLHIESKQNDPLSLPHIPVVQLHVAMPHTQLHVQHLEDSHLHHTLHQPQDLVQPQNRNQSQNLVQSHSHLQPQNLVQPQNLVQPQNLVQPQNLVQPQNLVQPQNLSQAQNLSQPQNLSQTHNHSQPHNLSLAQNLSQPQNLSLNPKLLQSSNIHQPQNLSQPQNLSQPQNLSQSNSMSQPHNLSQNQTLSQPQNLSHSQNMSQSPNLNQPQNLSQPQNLSQSDSLSQPQNLSQPQNLSQPQNLSQAHVSLQDHLTQLEHQPQNIHMVYYNA from the exons ATGGACCACTTGGCCCCTTCCTCAGGGGTCAATTGGTATACCAGTTATAATGCTTTTGGGGAATTGTTGGCTGGAGCCCCACAGCTGCCCCCTATGGAATTAGGAGGGATGGATGTGGGGCGGCCATACAACCCTCAGGAACATGTCCATTATCCTACTCAAGTTGAAGGGTTGCATTATGGGCAGGAGGTGAGCCATCCCAGTGTTGTTGCTGCAGAAGAGGAGCATTTGTTCCAAGAAAACTCACTGTCTCCAGCACAATCCAAGATCTTCAGCCAAATGAGAGTGTCTGTTGGGGAGAAGATAGCATGCCAGGAGTGTGGTGCAACATTTGCATGTAGTGCCAATCTGAGGAACCACATGAGGATCCACACAGGAGAGAGGCCATTtgtgtgtgaagagtgtggGGCTTCCTTCACCCAGCGCTCAAACATGCGCAGTCACAAGCGTGTGCACACTGGGGAACGGCCTTACATGTGTGGCATTTGTGGCCAGACATTTGCCCGCTCCTCCCACTTGCCAGgacacatgcgcacacacaccgGGGAGAAACCCTTCAGCTGTTCACAGTGTGGCAGATCTTTTGCCACGAACCAGATAATGAAGAACCACATGAggacccacactggggagaggCCCTTTGTCTGTGATGTCTGTGATGCCACCTTTGCTCAAAGCTCTTGCCTTGCCACACATAAAAAGATACACACAGGGGAACGCAACTTCAAGTGTGGGAAGTGTGGGAAAGCCTTCATATCCAGGTCAGGGCTGCAGACTCATGAACGTGTCCACACTGGAGAGAAGCCTTACAACTGCGAGAAATGTGACAAGTCATTTAGAACATCATCTTATCTCTCTAAGCACAAGCAGAAGTATTGTGGTAAGGAAAGTTTTGTAAAAATAAGTAGACAATCTGGCCCtggtaaaatgaagaaaagctcTGCCAATTCTCACAGATTaagtaaatgtaaaaagaaTCTGAAGCCCATGAGTTCTCCCCCATCAAAGCGGACACGGGTTAAGAGAACCCAGCGACCCACAAGAAACAATAGCAGTTTTTGCAAATCTGTTCCTAAGCCTGAGTGGTGTAGGCAGCTTGAGAAAGATCTTTCTGTAACAGAAAAGATTCACCAGAATACTGAGAACAGTGAGACAGATCTGGTAGTTTACAACCAAGAGGAGGCAAGGAACAGTGATTCTGAGCCCAACTCGGATTGGGGGCAGGCTTTGGATAGATCTCAGGAGAACAGCTTAGTAGAACAAGATTTGGATATTAAAGAGGAATGTACTTTGCCGGAAGAAACAGTTTGTGTATCTGAGACTACTACAAATACTCCACAGAAGCAGCTTACTGTTGACTGTGAAATTGTTCAGGTGCCAAGCCTTCATGGAGAGAACTTTGGCGATGAAACTGAACCTGTTAAGGATACTTTTAAGGATTCTCAGTCACAGGTTCTTGAGGGTCAGAACCAGGGCACAGGAGCACATCACGTAATAGAAAATTACTTTAAGGAAATGAGTAGTGCTAGCTTTTCTGAAAGTGCATATGAGGAAGAAATATCAAGCCCTGCTGTGATGGATGTCCAAGAGGTGTGTGAAGACCTTCCACAGCTGTCTGGTATTGCCACAGCCTCAGACTTACCACAGCAAACCTACTCAATGAAGGATGACTCAACTCTTTGGTACTCAAGAAGCTACAT GATCCTCTATGTTACAGTATCCTGTGGGACATTGTTTCATATACAGCTGAACACCAGAGACAATTATCCCACCTTTGTTTTCAAGGGAAGGGATATAATAGGAATATGCCAGTATAGCATGCAT GATATGAAAACCAAGCTAACTGAATGCTTGGCCACAGACTGGGTCCTGCAGCCAAG GTATGCCATTATGATGTATT TAGATATGGAACACATAGGAGGAGCCACAGGTGTTGGGTGGTACAACTGGGATCTTGTAACAAATAAGGTGCAGGTGGATCTCATGAGTGCTGATGTTGCCCAGCAGATAAGCCAGCACGTTCACACCTCGTACAACAACCCACAGCACATGTCAGTGCAGTTGGCTGTACCACAGGCCCCTCGAATCACAAGCAACCTCTCAGTTGACTCCCAAAATGCTGTGAACACTTCAAAACCCACAGCTTCCAGACCTTCCAGGATCCGACACTCTCACGGAGAGCGCGTCTCATGTGCTGAGTGTGGCAAGACTTATGCTTGTAATGCAAATTTACGTGACCACATGCGGATACATACAGGAGAACGACCCTTCATTTGTGATGAGTGTGGAATGACTTTTACCCAGAGGTCAAATTTACGCATGCACAAACGCGTGCACACAGGCGAGCGGCCAtacatgtgtggtgtgtgcggcaAGACATTCTCTCGGTCGTCACATCTTCCGGGCCACATGCGGCAGCACACGGGAGAGAAGCCGTACACGTGCGACCAGTGTGGCCAGACCTTCACCACCAGCCAGAGTATGAAGAACCACAAGCGAATCCACACTGGTGAGAAGCCTTATGTATGTGATGTTTGTGATGCTTCCTTTACCCAGAGCTCCACACTCTCCACACACAAAAAGTCACACACTGGAGACAAGCCATTCAAGTGTGACATCTGCAATAAGCGGTTCATATTCCGCTCTGGGCTAAATGAACACATGATTGTGCATAGCAGGGAAAAGCCATTCCAGTGTGATCAGTGCCACAAAAGGTTCAAGTATTCAAACTACTTGTCCAAACACAAGAAGAAGTATTGCGGAAACGATGGTTACCACAAACGATGGCAAAAAACGTCGTCCAAAAAGTCGTCGGTCCGCAAGAGTACATCATCCCGGAGGACGCAAGCAACACAGAGGGTTGTTGCTGTGTCAA AACTTAATGCAACAATCAAAATGGACCAGTTTCAACGCAACTCTATTGTGGCATCTAATGCCTCAGCCACCTCAGTGCCAACATCCTCTGTGACTGCCTACAGTTACAGTGGTCTAGAGGAGTTCCTAGTGCCAGCTCAGGTTAAAGTTGACCTGGGTGGAAGTGTTGCATGTCAGATAAACCAGCAAATACAACATGTTCACTTTGGTAATGTGACTCAAATGCAGCCAGTTCAGCTCACAGCTAACTCAGCCACCCCACCTTTGAAATCCTCTGAGAGTCCAATTCCAGTCATGGAGGCCAGTGAAAGTACCTCAGTAGAACTACCACGGACATCCAAGACTGTGCCCAAGTCTCGTGTTCGGAATGGGACAGCTGAACGCGTGGTGTGTCCAAACTGTGGTAAATCATTGGCATGTGGAGCCAACCTTGCTGAACACATGCGTACCCACACCGGGGAACGTCCCTTTGTTTGTGATGAATGTGGTGCGTCATTTGCTGCTAAGTCTAATCTGAGGACACACAAGCGACTGCACACTGGTGAAAGGCCTtacatgtgtggtgtgtgtggaaaaACTTTCTCTCAAAGTTCTCATCTTCCAAGTCACATGCGAGTGCACACGGGAGAACGCCCCTATCAGTGCCCTGAGTGCCCTAAGTCTTTCTCTTCTAGCACCACTTTAAGGAATCACCTCAGGATTCATAAAGGTGATTGTCCCTTCAAATGTGAATCCTGTGGAAGGGGCTTTGTGTGTAAATCATGGCTTCAAGACCATTATAAAGTTCATACAGGGGAGAAGCCTTTTCAGTGTGACATTTGCAACAAATGGTTCAAGGATAAATCCTACATAACAAAACATAAACTAAAATACTGTGGTAATGATGGATACAAAAAGCGGTGGAGAAGACCAGGTGTAAAAAAGCCTCCAGGGAGAAAAGCAAGTAGTGTGAATCAAGCAAAAAAGATCACTGAGGAGGATGACTTTAACCAGCCCAGGAGACCAGTAGGCCGACCTAAAGGAtcgaaaaacaagagaagcaggaagaggaaaacaaaaactacaCGCAAGAAAAAGAATGTGTCAACCACTGATTCTGATGCCGAATTTGAGGAACTTTTGAAGGAACATGAAACAGACGCTTTGGAACTTCCCAAGATTGAAGTGATATCCACCAACTCAGAGGAACGGTCTGAGCTGGAACTTCTTGACCAGTCACACTTGGAACAAACAAATAACCAAGAACACGAATATCAGTATGAGTTTGATCCCAATGACGATCCACTCCACATTGAAAGCAAGCAGAATGACCCCCTTTCACTGCCACACATTCCTGTAGTCCAGCTCCATGTTGCCATGCCCCACACACAACTCCACGTTCAGCACCTTGAGGacagccacctccaccacacactccaccagCCTCAGGATCTTGTACAACCACAGAATAGAAACCAGTCTCAAAATTTAGTTCAGTCTCATAGTCACTTGCAGCCTCAAAATCTAGTTCAACCACAAAATTTAGTACAGCCTCAAAATTTAGTGCAGCCACAGAATTTGGTTCAGCCTCAAAATCTTGTCCAGCCTCAGAATCTTTCCCAAGCACAAAATCTTAGTCAGCCACAAAATCTTTCCCAGACACACAACCATTCACAgcctcataatctctctcttgcCCAAAACTTGTCTCAGCCACAAAACCTTTCTCTCAATCCCAAATTGCTTCAGTCATCAAATATCCATCAACCACAAAATCTCTCTCAGCCACAAAACTTATCACAACCTCAAAATTTATCTCAATCTAACAGCATGTCTCAGCCTCACAACTTATCACAGAATCAAACCCTTTCTCAGCCCCAAAATCTTTCTCACTCTCAGAATATGTCTCAATCTCCTAATTTAAATCAACCTCAAAATCTATCACAGCCCCAGAATTTATCTCAAAGTGATAGCTTATCACAACCACAAAATCTTTCTCAGCCCCAGAATTTGTCTCAACCCCAAAACTTGAGTCAGGCTCACGTTTCACTTCAGGATCACCTAACACAGCTGGAGCATCAGCCTCAGAACATTCACATGGTATATTACAATGCATAG